In Thamnophis elegans isolate rThaEle1 chromosome 13, rThaEle1.pri, whole genome shotgun sequence, one DNA window encodes the following:
- the ENTPD4 gene encoding ectonucleoside triphosphate diphosphohydrolase 4 isoform X2, translating to MGRISFSCLFPASWHFSISPVGCPRILNTTLRQIIVTGLLAAAFFILYYSVLKYSSRDKKLHRYLARVTDTEATDTSNPKLNYGIMVDCGSSGSRIFVYWWPRHNGNPHDLLDIKQMRDKNRKPVVMKIKPGISEFATSPEKVSDYIFPLLNFAAEHIPRAKHKETPLYILCTAGMRILPESQQKAILEDLLTDIPVHFDFLFSDSHAEVISGKQEGVYAWIGINFVLGKFEHMDEEDEDVVEVHVPGSESKEEVVRKRTVGILDMGGVSTQIAYEVPKTEEVAKNLLAEFNLGCDAHQNEHVYRVYVATFLGFGGNAARQRYADNIFTNTVLRNRLLGKQIGLTSETPYLDPCLPLDAEDEVQQNGQTLYLRGTGDFHLCRDVIQPFMNRTNETQTSLNGIYQPPIHFENSEFYGFSEFYYCTEDVLRMGGDYNAAQFLKAANEYCATKWSVLRERFDHGLYASHADLHRVKYQCFKSAWMYEVFHNGFSFPVNYNSLKTALQVYDKEVQWTLGAILYRTRFLPLRDIQQENFRGNHPHWRSFAFVYNHYLFFACFFIVLLSILLYLLRLRRIHRRTLHNGSSPPLWIEEGLPSQKIPGGL from the exons ATGGGTAG GATCAGtttctcttgcctttttcctgctTCCTGGCACTTCAGTATTTCCCCCGTTGGGTGTCCACGGATACTGAATACCACATTACGACAAATTATTGTCACTGGACTCCTTGCTGCTGCATTTTTCATATTATATTACTCTGTTTTAAAATACAGCTCCCGGGACAAAAAGCTGCACAG GTACCTTGCCCGAGTTACAGACACCGAAGCCACAGACACCAGCAACCCAAAGCTGAATTACGGCATCATGGTGGATTGTGGAAGCAGTGGGTCTCGCATTTTCGTTTATTGGTGGCCAAGGCACAATGGCAATCCCCATGATTTACTTGACATCAAACAAATGCGGGACAAAAACAGAAAACCAGTGGTTATGAAAATTAAGCCAG GCATTTCAGAATTTGCTACCTCTCCTGAGAAAGTTAGTGActatatttttccacttctgaacTTTGCTGCTGAACACATACCCCGTGCAAAGCACAAAGAAACCCCTCTGTATATTCTCTGTACTGCAGGGATGCGAATCCTGCCAGAGAG CCAACAAAAGGCGATACTGGAAGATCTTCTTACTGATATCCCAGTGCATTTTGATTTTCTGTTTTCGGATTCTCATGCTGAAGTGATTTCAGGAAAGCAAGAAG GCGTATATGCATGGATCGGCATCAACTTTGTCCTTGGAAAATTTGAACATATGGATGAAG AGGACGAGGACGTAGTGGAAGTGCATGTTCCTGGCAGCGAAAGCAAAGAGGAAGTTGTCCGGAAGAGGACCGTGGGTATACTTGACATGGGTGGTGTTTCAACCCAAATAGCCTATGAAGTCCCTAAAACT GAGGAGGTGGCCAAGAACCTACTGGCGGAATTTAACTTGGGGTGTGACGCTCACCAGAATGAACATGTGTATCGCGTCTACGTGGCAACTTTTCTGGGCTTTGGCGGTAATGCTGCTCGACAGAGATACGCAGACAACATATTCACCAACACAGTATTGAGAAACAG GCTTCTTGGTAAACAGATCGGTCTGACCTCCGAGACTCCCTACTTGGACCCTTGCCTGCCCTTAGACGCTGAGGACGAAGTCCAGCAGAACGGCCAGACTCTGTACCTTCGAGGGACAGGAGATTTCCACTTATGTCGCGATGTCATTCAGCCTTTCATGAACAGGACCAACGAAACGCAAACTTCCCTGAATGGCATTTATCAGCCGCCCATCCATTTCGAGAACAGCGAATTCTATGGGTTTTCGGAGTTCTATTACTGTACTGAGGACGTCTTAAGGATGGGAGGAGACTACAACGCTGCTCAGTTCCTCAAAGCTGCAAAT GAATATTGTGCCACAAAGTGGTCTGTTCTGCGGGAAAGATTTGACCATGGCCTGTATGCCTCCCATGCAGATCTCCATCGAGTGAA GTATCAGTGCTTTAAGTCAGCCTGGATGTACGAGGTATTTCACAATGGCTTCAGTTTTCCTGTGAACTACAACAGCTTAAAAACAGCCCTTCAAGTATACGATAAAGAGGTGCAGTGGACGTTGGGGGCCATCCTTTATCGAACCCGATTTTTACCTTTGAG AGACATCCAGCAGGAGAACTTCCGGGGTAACCACCCCCACTGGCGCAGCTTCGCCTTCGTTTACAACCATTATTTATTCTTCGCCTGCTTCTTCATTGTGCTGCTCTCCATCCTGCTCTACCTGCTCCGCCTGCGGAGGATCCACCGGCGAACTCTGCACAAcggctcctcccctcccctctggatCGAAGAAGGCCTCCCGTCACAGAAGATCCCCGGAGGCTTATAA
- the ENTPD4 gene encoding ectonucleoside triphosphate diphosphohydrolase 4 isoform X1, whose translation MGRISFSCLFPASWHFSISPVGCPRILNTTLRQIIVTGLLAAAFFILYYSVLKYSSRDKKLHRYLARVTDTEATDTSNPKLNYGIMVDCGSSGSRIFVYWWPRHNGNPHDLLDIKQMRDKNRKPVVMKIKPGISEFATSPEKVSDYIFPLLNFAAEHIPRAKHKETPLYILCTAGMRILPESQQKAILEDLLTDIPVHFDFLFSDSHAEVISGKQEGVYAWIGINFVLGKFEHMDEEDEDVVEVHVPGSESKEEVVRKRTVGILDMGGVSTQIAYEVPKTVSFASSQQEEVAKNLLAEFNLGCDAHQNEHVYRVYVATFLGFGGNAARQRYADNIFTNTVLRNRLLGKQIGLTSETPYLDPCLPLDAEDEVQQNGQTLYLRGTGDFHLCRDVIQPFMNRTNETQTSLNGIYQPPIHFENSEFYGFSEFYYCTEDVLRMGGDYNAAQFLKAANEYCATKWSVLRERFDHGLYASHADLHRVKYQCFKSAWMYEVFHNGFSFPVNYNSLKTALQVYDKEVQWTLGAILYRTRFLPLRDIQQENFRGNHPHWRSFAFVYNHYLFFACFFIVLLSILLYLLRLRRIHRRTLHNGSSPPLWIEEGLPSQKIPGGL comes from the exons ATGGGTAG GATCAGtttctcttgcctttttcctgctTCCTGGCACTTCAGTATTTCCCCCGTTGGGTGTCCACGGATACTGAATACCACATTACGACAAATTATTGTCACTGGACTCCTTGCTGCTGCATTTTTCATATTATATTACTCTGTTTTAAAATACAGCTCCCGGGACAAAAAGCTGCACAG GTACCTTGCCCGAGTTACAGACACCGAAGCCACAGACACCAGCAACCCAAAGCTGAATTACGGCATCATGGTGGATTGTGGAAGCAGTGGGTCTCGCATTTTCGTTTATTGGTGGCCAAGGCACAATGGCAATCCCCATGATTTACTTGACATCAAACAAATGCGGGACAAAAACAGAAAACCAGTGGTTATGAAAATTAAGCCAG GCATTTCAGAATTTGCTACCTCTCCTGAGAAAGTTAGTGActatatttttccacttctgaacTTTGCTGCTGAACACATACCCCGTGCAAAGCACAAAGAAACCCCTCTGTATATTCTCTGTACTGCAGGGATGCGAATCCTGCCAGAGAG CCAACAAAAGGCGATACTGGAAGATCTTCTTACTGATATCCCAGTGCATTTTGATTTTCTGTTTTCGGATTCTCATGCTGAAGTGATTTCAGGAAAGCAAGAAG GCGTATATGCATGGATCGGCATCAACTTTGTCCTTGGAAAATTTGAACATATGGATGAAG AGGACGAGGACGTAGTGGAAGTGCATGTTCCTGGCAGCGAAAGCAAAGAGGAAGTTGTCCGGAAGAGGACCGTGGGTATACTTGACATGGGTGGTGTTTCAACCCAAATAGCCTATGAAGTCCCTAAAACTGTAAGCTTTGCCTCTTCACAGCAG GAGGAGGTGGCCAAGAACCTACTGGCGGAATTTAACTTGGGGTGTGACGCTCACCAGAATGAACATGTGTATCGCGTCTACGTGGCAACTTTTCTGGGCTTTGGCGGTAATGCTGCTCGACAGAGATACGCAGACAACATATTCACCAACACAGTATTGAGAAACAG GCTTCTTGGTAAACAGATCGGTCTGACCTCCGAGACTCCCTACTTGGACCCTTGCCTGCCCTTAGACGCTGAGGACGAAGTCCAGCAGAACGGCCAGACTCTGTACCTTCGAGGGACAGGAGATTTCCACTTATGTCGCGATGTCATTCAGCCTTTCATGAACAGGACCAACGAAACGCAAACTTCCCTGAATGGCATTTATCAGCCGCCCATCCATTTCGAGAACAGCGAATTCTATGGGTTTTCGGAGTTCTATTACTGTACTGAGGACGTCTTAAGGATGGGAGGAGACTACAACGCTGCTCAGTTCCTCAAAGCTGCAAAT GAATATTGTGCCACAAAGTGGTCTGTTCTGCGGGAAAGATTTGACCATGGCCTGTATGCCTCCCATGCAGATCTCCATCGAGTGAA GTATCAGTGCTTTAAGTCAGCCTGGATGTACGAGGTATTTCACAATGGCTTCAGTTTTCCTGTGAACTACAACAGCTTAAAAACAGCCCTTCAAGTATACGATAAAGAGGTGCAGTGGACGTTGGGGGCCATCCTTTATCGAACCCGATTTTTACCTTTGAG AGACATCCAGCAGGAGAACTTCCGGGGTAACCACCCCCACTGGCGCAGCTTCGCCTTCGTTTACAACCATTATTTATTCTTCGCCTGCTTCTTCATTGTGCTGCTCTCCATCCTGCTCTACCTGCTCCGCCTGCGGAGGATCCACCGGCGAACTCTGCACAAcggctcctcccctcccctctggatCGAAGAAGGCCTCCCGTCACAGAAGATCCCCGGAGGCTTATAA